In one Nocardioides luteus genomic region, the following are encoded:
- a CDS encoding ABC transporter ATP-binding protein — MRLETLDLTLNRGSREVVTAASVVVEPGEVLGLLGANGSGKSTLLRACFGALRPAAGHVRLDGTDVATMTRRDIARRVTVMAQEPPDEFGLTVAESVLLGRTPHRGVLGRDSAADWLVVDRAMALAGVSALADRPVHRLSGGERQRTLLARAIAQEAELLLLDEPTNHLDVSYRFELMHTVAELGITTVVALHELDLALAYCDRVAVLDRGRVVALGEPADILTPDLVREVFGVEASRITDPEAGTPHLLLRGTSARARERNT; from the coding sequence ATGAGGCTCGAGACGCTGGACCTCACCCTGAACCGGGGCAGTCGCGAGGTCGTCACCGCGGCCTCGGTCGTGGTCGAGCCGGGCGAGGTCCTCGGCCTGCTGGGGGCGAACGGCAGCGGCAAGTCGACGCTCCTGCGAGCCTGCTTCGGCGCCCTCAGGCCGGCCGCGGGCCACGTCCGCCTCGACGGCACCGACGTGGCCACGATGACCCGCCGCGACATCGCGCGCCGGGTCACGGTGATGGCCCAGGAGCCGCCGGACGAGTTCGGGCTCACCGTCGCCGAGAGCGTGCTGCTGGGACGTACGCCGCACCGCGGGGTGCTCGGCCGTGACAGTGCCGCGGACTGGCTGGTCGTGGACCGGGCGATGGCGTTGGCGGGCGTCTCCGCGCTCGCCGACCGGCCGGTGCACCGGCTCTCGGGCGGAGAGCGGCAGCGTACGTTGCTCGCCCGGGCGATCGCCCAGGAGGCGGAGCTCCTGCTGCTCGACGAGCCCACCAACCACCTCGACGTCTCCTACCGCTTCGAGCTGATGCACACCGTCGCGGAGCTCGGCATCACCACCGTGGTGGCCCTGCACGAGCTCGACCTCGCGCTGGCGTACTGCGACCGCGTCGCCGTGCTCGACCGCGGGCGCGTCGTCGCGCTGGGCGAGCCCGCCGACATCCTCACGCCGGACCTGGTGCGTGAGGTCTTCGGTGTCGAGGCCAGCCGGATCACCGATCCGGAGGCCGGCACCCCACACCTGCTCCTGCGCGGGACGTCCGCGCGGGCCCGAGAGAGGAACACATGA
- a CDS encoding ABC transporter substrate-binding protein, with protein MNTTPLLRTVPVAALMLLAVTGCGGTGVTNDAAAAGEAAEGYPVTVENCGRQVTVESAPERIVGLSPAQTELLVRLGVADRLVGQAQTAMHELPEDVAAKASDVPELSTDAPPAREQLLDVQPDAVVAPTEYEFTAEQGFATIDQLTDAGVTTYVAAGGCPERRATGEVTDLFTDLEALGSILGVPAAADELVAETRADLEAVEKAVADRPRPTVAQLYVEGKTLSAIGAGVEYDMIERAGGENVFSPDEKLFEQFFSAVVSPEEIAARNPDVIVFAVREQAEAERVETYLRRTFPDLTAVKEDRFVALRTPDTFPGTLGNVAAVRTIAERLHPDAF; from the coding sequence ATGAACACCACCCCACTGCTGCGCACCGTCCCGGTCGCGGCGCTCATGCTCCTGGCCGTGACCGGGTGCGGCGGCACCGGCGTCACGAACGACGCGGCGGCTGCCGGTGAGGCCGCCGAGGGCTACCCGGTGACCGTGGAGAACTGCGGACGCCAGGTCACGGTCGAGTCCGCTCCCGAGCGGATCGTCGGGCTCAGCCCGGCCCAGACCGAGCTGCTCGTGCGCCTCGGGGTCGCGGACCGGCTCGTCGGCCAGGCGCAGACGGCCATGCACGAGCTCCCCGAGGACGTCGCCGCGAAGGCGAGCGACGTGCCGGAGCTGAGCACGGACGCACCACCGGCCCGCGAGCAGCTGCTCGACGTGCAGCCCGACGCCGTCGTCGCTCCGACCGAGTACGAGTTCACCGCCGAGCAGGGCTTCGCCACGATCGACCAGCTCACCGACGCGGGCGTGACCACGTACGTCGCCGCCGGCGGCTGCCCCGAGCGCCGCGCCACGGGCGAGGTCACGGACCTGTTCACCGACCTGGAGGCGCTCGGCAGCATCCTCGGGGTCCCGGCGGCCGCCGACGAGCTGGTCGCCGAGACCCGCGCCGACCTCGAGGCCGTCGAGAAGGCCGTGGCGGACCGCCCGCGGCCCACCGTGGCGCAGCTCTACGTCGAGGGCAAGACGCTCTCCGCGATCGGCGCGGGGGTGGAGTACGACATGATCGAGCGCGCGGGCGGCGAGAACGTCTTCAGCCCGGACGAGAAGCTCTTCGAGCAGTTCTTCTCCGCGGTCGTCTCGCCGGAGGAGATCGCCGCGCGCAACCCGGACGTCATCGTCTTCGCCGTGCGCGAGCAGGCCGAGGCCGAGCGGGTCGAGACGTACCTGCGCCGGACCTTCCCCGACCTCACCGCCGTCAAGGAGGACCGCTTCGTCGCGCTGCGCACCCCGGACACGTTCCCGGGCACGCTCGGCAACGTCGCCGCGGTGCGGACGATCGCGGAGAGGCTGCACCCCGACGCCTTCTGA
- a CDS encoding FecCD family ABC transporter permease has protein sequence MTPTDIAVTTDQAPAEKPRTPGQVPAVIARRRWRARLLTIGLAAALAVVVALSASSGTVNLTALDAARLVTGHLLPGMPWMSDGTYTVLQDQVVWQFRLPRALLAALAGAALSLAGVFIQAVVRNPLAEPAIIGVSSGAGVGAVSVVVLGAAAVGAWVGTAAFLGAAVATAAVFAVAYKNGSIAPQRLVLTGVALGTFFSAITSYLTLTTEAQNVFSVMFFLLGSVSAATMTDLAGPLVALVVALGVSVTTGRAVNALQVGDETATALGVRVNRLRSVLLLAAALLTGTVVAVAGGIGFVGLVVPHIARVLVGSDHRRIVPVAVLGGALFLCGADLIARTVSAPAEVPLGIITALIGVPFFLWLMRGRAADEQGMAR, from the coding sequence ATGACCCCCACCGACATCGCCGTGACCACGGACCAGGCGCCGGCAGAGAAGCCCCGGACCCCCGGCCAGGTCCCCGCCGTCATCGCCCGGCGCAGATGGCGCGCCCGGCTGCTGACCATCGGCCTCGCCGCCGCCCTCGCCGTGGTCGTCGCGCTGTCCGCGTCGTCGGGCACCGTGAACCTGACTGCGCTCGACGCCGCCCGTCTGGTCACCGGTCACCTGCTGCCCGGGATGCCGTGGATGAGCGACGGCACCTACACCGTGCTCCAGGACCAGGTGGTGTGGCAGTTCAGGCTGCCCCGCGCGCTGCTCGCCGCACTGGCCGGGGCGGCACTGAGCCTGGCCGGGGTGTTCATCCAGGCAGTCGTACGCAACCCGCTGGCCGAGCCGGCGATCATCGGCGTCTCCTCGGGCGCGGGCGTGGGCGCGGTCTCCGTCGTGGTCCTGGGCGCGGCGGCGGTCGGTGCCTGGGTCGGGACCGCGGCGTTCCTGGGCGCCGCGGTCGCGACCGCGGCCGTGTTCGCGGTGGCGTACAAGAACGGCAGCATCGCCCCGCAGCGACTGGTGCTGACCGGGGTCGCGCTGGGCACCTTCTTCAGCGCGATCACGAGCTATCTCACGCTCACGACCGAGGCGCAGAACGTGTTCAGCGTGATGTTCTTCCTGCTGGGCTCCGTCTCCGCCGCCACGATGACCGACCTGGCCGGACCGCTGGTGGCCCTCGTGGTCGCTCTCGGCGTCTCGGTGACCACCGGACGCGCCGTCAACGCGCTGCAGGTGGGTGACGAGACGGCCACCGCGCTGGGCGTCCGGGTCAACCGGCTGCGGTCGGTCCTGCTGCTCGCCGCCGCGCTGCTCACCGGCACCGTGGTCGCCGTCGCGGGCGGGATCGGCTTCGTCGGCCTGGTGGTCCCGCACATCGCCCGGGTGCTGGTCGGCTCCGACCACCGGCGCATCGTCCCGGTCGCGGTGCTCGGCGGCGCCCTGTTCCTGTGCGGCGCCGACCTGATCGCCCGGACGGTCTCGGCGCCCGCCGAGGTGCCGCTGGGCATCATCACCGCGCTGATCGGGGTGCCGTTCTTCCTGTGGCTGATGCGCGGCCGGGCCGCCGACGAGCAGGGGATGGCGCGATGA